A stretch of Geobacter sp. DNA encodes these proteins:
- a CDS encoding bifunctional folylpolyglutamate synthase/dihydrofolate synthase yields MTYQETLAHIFGLTRFGIRPGLERITTLLARLGNPQQRVRTVSIAGTNGKGSTAAFLSSILAAAGLKVGLFTSPHLISFTERFLINGREIGEAEVTELAAEVLAVAPPETTFFEIVTAMALHYFAREKVDLLVMEAGMGGRSDATNTADPLLSVLTPISYDHCEYLGDTLTAIAREKAGIIRKDRPVVSAGQESEAADVLADAATAAGARLYMAGRDFSASWQGDDLVYHGLHTDLTDLRPGLFGRHQAGNAACALAAAEILAAEGVASIPLQALRQGVAQAKWPGRMELFAGPPPVLLDGAHNPAGSRALAGSLADLPRQRLILVTGVMGDKDAAAILDPLLPLASRVFAVAAAMERAMTPHALAHLVAERRIPCTVAGRVADGLSQAMATAAADDLVLVCGSLFVVGEARAWLLSRPCLQVRG; encoded by the coding sequence ATGACCTACCAGGAGACCCTCGCGCACATCTTCGGCCTGACCCGGTTCGGTATCCGTCCCGGCCTGGAGCGGATAACAACCCTGCTGGCCCGGCTGGGGAATCCCCAACAGAGGGTCCGCACGGTCTCCATTGCCGGCACCAACGGCAAAGGGTCCACGGCAGCCTTTCTCTCCTCGATCCTTGCCGCTGCCGGCCTGAAGGTCGGGCTCTTCACCTCTCCCCATCTCATCAGCTTCACCGAGCGCTTTCTGATCAACGGTCGCGAGATCGGCGAAGCCGAGGTAACGGAGCTTGCCGCCGAAGTCTTGGCCGTCGCCCCACCTGAAACCACCTTTTTCGAGATCGTCACTGCCATGGCGCTGCACTATTTTGCCCGGGAAAAGGTCGATCTGCTGGTGATGGAGGCGGGCATGGGGGGGCGCTCCGATGCCACCAATACCGCAGATCCGCTCCTGTCGGTGCTCACGCCGATCAGTTACGACCATTGCGAATACCTGGGAGACACCTTGACGGCTATTGCACGGGAAAAGGCCGGGATCATAAGAAAAGATCGGCCGGTGGTCTCTGCCGGGCAGGAAAGCGAAGCCGCCGACGTCCTGGCGGATGCCGCAACTGCTGCCGGAGCCCGGCTCTACATGGCGGGGCGGGATTTTTCCGCATCCTGGCAGGGGGATGACCTGGTCTACCACGGCCTACACACCGACCTGACCGATCTCCGGCCAGGGCTCTTCGGCCGGCACCAGGCAGGGAACGCCGCCTGCGCTCTGGCTGCCGCCGAGATCCTCGCTGCGGAAGGGGTGGCCAGCATACCCCTGCAGGCGTTGCGGCAAGGGGTGGCGCAGGCGAAATGGCCCGGACGGATGGAACTGTTTGCCGGCCCCCCGCCGGTGCTGCTTGATGGCGCCCACAACCCAGCCGGCAGTCGAGCCCTGGCCGGTTCACTGGCGGATCTGCCACGGCAGCGTCTGATCCTGGTGACCGGCGTGATGGGGGACAAGGATGCGGCAGCGATCCTCGACCCGCTGCTTCCGCTGGCGAGCCGGGTGTTTGCCGTGGCAGCGGCCATGGAGCGGGCCATGACTCCCCATGCGCTGGCCCACCTGGTGGCAGAGCGCCGTATCCCCTGCACGGTGGCCGGCAGGGTGGCGGATGGGCTCAGTCAGGCCATGGCCACGGCAGCAGCGGACGACCTGGTGCTGGTCTGCGGTTCGCTCTTCGTTGTCGGCGAAGCACGTGCCTGGCTCCTTTCCAGGCCGTGTCTGCAGGTGAGGGGATGA
- a CDS encoding acetyl-CoA carboxylase carboxyltransferase subunit beta, giving the protein MAWFRKAKEQAAPSEEKKVRVPEGLWTKCQNCGEVIISKDIEKNLNVCTKCSFHFRISARARLDLLLDQGSFQEFDASMVSVDFLQFKDSKSYQDRIDATLAKGGSKDAVICGYGTIEGIPVQMAVFDFSFMGGSMGSVVGEKITRAIERGIEQHHPVIVVSASGGARMQESILSLMQMAKTSAALAKLRDKGLPFLSILTDPTTGGVTASFAMLGDINIAEPRALIGFAGPRVIEQTIRQKLPEGFQRAEYLLDHGMVDIIVERKDMRATIGNILSMLYRPR; this is encoded by the coding sequence ATGGCGTGGTTCAGAAAAGCCAAAGAGCAGGCAGCACCCAGCGAAGAGAAGAAGGTCCGGGTCCCGGAGGGGTTGTGGACCAAATGCCAGAACTGCGGCGAGGTGATCATCTCGAAGGATATCGAGAAGAACCTCAATGTCTGCACCAAATGCTCGTTCCATTTCAGGATTTCCGCCCGTGCCCGGCTGGACCTCTTGCTCGACCAGGGGAGTTTCCAGGAGTTTGACGCCTCCATGGTGTCGGTGGACTTCCTGCAGTTCAAGGATTCCAAGAGTTACCAGGACCGGATCGATGCGACCCTGGCCAAGGGTGGCTCCAAGGATGCGGTGATCTGCGGCTATGGCACCATCGAAGGGATTCCGGTGCAGATGGCGGTCTTCGATTTCTCCTTCATGGGCGGGAGCATGGGGAGCGTGGTCGGCGAGAAGATCACCCGGGCCATCGAACGGGGGATCGAGCAGCATCACCCGGTGATCGTCGTCTCGGCGTCGGGCGGGGCGCGGATGCAGGAGAGCATCCTCTCCCTGATGCAGATGGCCAAGACCTCCGCAGCCCTTGCGAAACTGCGTGACAAGGGGCTCCCGTTCCTCTCCATCCTGACCGATCCCACCACCGGTGGGGTAACGGCCAGTTTCGCTATGCTGGGTGACATCAACATCGCCGAACCCCGTGCGCTGATCGGTTTCGCCGGCCCCAGGGTCATCGAGCAGACCATCCGGCAGAAACTCCCCGAAGGGTTCCAGCGGGCAGAGTATCTGCTCGACCACGGCATGGTGGATATCATCGTCGAGAGGAAGGATATGCGCGCGACGATCGGCAATATTCTCTCCATGCTCTATCGTCCCCGGTAA
- a CDS encoding tryptophan synthase subunit alpha produces MGRIDETFGRVRREGSSALITFITAGDPDLAATERLIPLMAGAGADIIELGVPFSDPMADGPTIQRASERALHAGTTLEAILEMVSRVRLVSQVPLVLMGYFNPVMQYGVERFVRDAAGAGVDGVLLVDLPPEEAAGFKKLADAEGLATIFLLTPTSDNARIEQVLRFGNGFLYYVSVTGVTGARQQLAGSVLDRVTEIRQRTAMPVVVGFGVSTPEQAGQLAAQADGVVVGSALVKLFEEYRGEELERRLAAGIADLKKGMAAGS; encoded by the coding sequence ATGGGCAGGATAGACGAAACCTTTGGCAGGGTCCGCAGAGAAGGTTCATCGGCCCTCATTACCTTCATCACGGCCGGCGATCCCGATCTGGCGGCAACAGAGCGGCTGATCCCGCTGATGGCCGGGGCCGGGGCCGATATCATCGAGCTGGGGGTCCCCTTTTCGGACCCGATGGCCGATGGCCCCACCATCCAGCGCGCTTCGGAAAGGGCTCTGCATGCCGGCACCACCCTGGAGGCGATCCTGGAGATGGTCAGCCGGGTGCGCCTCGTGTCGCAGGTCCCTCTGGTCCTGATGGGGTATTTCAACCCGGTCATGCAGTACGGGGTGGAACGGTTTGTCCGTGATGCAGCCGGGGCGGGCGTGGACGGAGTCCTGCTGGTCGACCTCCCCCCCGAAGAGGCGGCCGGTTTCAAGAAACTGGCCGATGCTGAGGGGCTCGCCACCATCTTCCTTCTTACCCCCACTTCCGACAACGCCCGGATCGAGCAGGTCCTCAGGTTCGGTAACGGCTTTCTCTACTATGTTTCGGTGACCGGGGTGACCGGCGCCCGCCAGCAGCTTGCGGGAAGCGTTCTCGACCGGGTGACGGAGATCCGGCAGCGGACCGCCATGCCGGTGGTTGTCGGTTTCGGCGTCTCGACCCCGGAACAGGCTGGCCAGCTGGCTGCACAGGCCGATGGCGTGGTGGTGGGGAGCGCTCTGGTCAAGCTCTTCGAGGAGTACCGGGGCGAAGAGCTGGAAAGGCGGCTGGCCGCGGGCATTGCCGATCTCAAGAAGGGAATGGCGGCCGGTTCGTAG
- a CDS encoding HAMP domain-containing protein: MKNVKLGQRLIGSFLIMALIVGITGIFGAITLNRVGDRTQNMLQNLTNQQKLVLLMAVAQKVCHVYLLQAALIQDDAARFEGYVEDYRMKRDLFRSQCEILLKGNAKLGIKAAPKGGVIEQRTASALQAWAKFEGVAEELISTKKRLLSGGGATALSSVRLHKLAEEDLAQANDKAKEIVDDLLVAIGSQITEANKEVGDIQRWAPFAFMAAILLAIGAAILLGILTTRYIVRRIKKMGHALDRGAEGDLRVTVEIDSGDELGKLSSDFNLMVERLCEMVVKVNRSTLELKGISAKITDASYQVISAAGIQAKGVNETSSAVIEISSSVKRVGQSVDKLSVSASESSSSILQMAASIEEVALNVDTLAQSVEDVSASIVEMAASVKQIGGNVQRLMDASTTTACSIAQMDSSIKQVERNALDTVAISDEVRSDAESGKQSVEATILGINEIRRASKITSESIESLYSKAEDIGKILLVIDEVAEQTNLLALNAAIIAAQAGSYGKGFAVVADEIKELAERTSTSTREISQVIKGVQDETHRAVESISMAEKSIANGELLSQKSGEALNKIVVGVQKSTDRMGEIARATIEQAKGSQMIREAMEQVSEMVSQIARATGEQSRGSDMIMVAVERMKGLTGEVRRSTREQAKVGNFIAQATENITGMIHQIKVATDEQRRGSEQIVHAVRDIQQSTQTNMSATKVLDEAVNNLSGQIDVFQSELSGFKV; encoded by the coding sequence ATGAAGAATGTAAAGCTCGGCCAGAGACTTATCGGATCCTTCCTGATCATGGCGCTGATCGTCGGCATAACCGGCATCTTCGGCGCCATAACCCTGAACCGGGTAGGCGACAGGACCCAGAACATGCTGCAGAATCTCACCAACCAGCAGAAACTGGTTCTACTCATGGCGGTTGCCCAGAAGGTCTGCCATGTCTATCTGTTGCAGGCTGCCCTGATCCAGGATGATGCGGCCAGGTTCGAGGGATATGTCGAAGACTACCGGATGAAGCGGGATCTGTTCCGGAGCCAGTGCGAAATCCTTCTCAAGGGGAATGCGAAGCTCGGGATCAAGGCCGCGCCCAAGGGGGGCGTCATCGAGCAGCGGACCGCCAGCGCCCTGCAGGCTTGGGCGAAGTTCGAGGGCGTGGCTGAGGAGCTGATCTCGACCAAGAAACGGCTGCTGAGTGGGGGAGGCGCGACGGCACTTTCCAGCGTGCGGCTCCACAAGCTGGCTGAGGAGGATCTCGCCCAAGCCAACGACAAGGCCAAAGAGATCGTTGACGATCTGCTGGTGGCCATCGGTTCCCAGATCACCGAGGCCAACAAAGAAGTCGGCGATATCCAGCGATGGGCTCCCTTTGCGTTCATGGCGGCCATTTTGCTGGCCATTGGCGCTGCCATCCTCCTCGGCATCCTGACGACCCGCTACATTGTCAGGCGGATCAAGAAGATGGGGCATGCCCTGGACCGCGGCGCCGAAGGAGACCTGCGCGTCACAGTCGAGATCGATTCCGGCGACGAACTGGGCAAGCTGAGTTCCGACTTCAACCTCATGGTCGAGCGCCTCTGTGAGATGGTCGTCAAGGTTAACCGTTCCACTCTTGAGCTGAAAGGGATATCGGCGAAGATTACCGATGCGTCCTACCAGGTCATCAGCGCTGCCGGTATTCAGGCAAAAGGGGTGAACGAGACCTCTTCGGCAGTGATCGAAATCAGTTCTTCGGTGAAGCGGGTGGGGCAGAGCGTGGACAAGCTGTCGGTCTCAGCTTCGGAAAGTTCCTCTTCCATCCTGCAGATGGCTGCCAGTATCGAAGAGGTGGCGCTGAATGTGGACACCCTGGCCCAGTCTGTCGAGGACGTGAGTGCCTCCATCGTGGAGATGGCCGCGTCGGTCAAGCAGATCGGCGGCAACGTCCAGAGGCTCATGGATGCCTCCACCACTACGGCCTGCTCCATCGCCCAGATGGACAGCTCCATCAAGCAGGTTGAGAGGAATGCCCTGGACACTGTTGCCATCTCCGACGAGGTCCGCAGCGATGCGGAGTCGGGCAAGCAGTCGGTCGAGGCGACCATCCTGGGGATCAACGAGATTCGCCGGGCGTCGAAGATCACCTCCGAGTCCATCGAGTCGCTCTATTCAAAGGCGGAAGACATCGGCAAGATCCTCCTCGTCATCGACGAGGTCGCCGAGCAGACCAACCTCCTGGCCCTCAATGCCGCCATCATCGCTGCACAGGCAGGTTCCTACGGCAAGGGGTTTGCGGTTGTGGCCGACGAGATCAAGGAACTGGCCGAACGGACCAGCACCTCGACCCGCGAGATATCCCAGGTCATCAAGGGGGTCCAGGACGAAACCCACCGGGCGGTCGAGTCGATCAGCATGGCGGAGAAGAGCATCGCCAACGGTGAGCTCCTGTCGCAGAAGTCTGGAGAGGCGCTGAACAAGATCGTTGTCGGGGTGCAGAAATCCACCGACCGGATGGGGGAGATCGCCCGCGCCACCATCGAGCAGGCCAAGGGGAGCCAGATGATCCGCGAGGCCATGGAGCAGGTCTCGGAGATGGTGAGCCAGATCGCCAGGGCCACCGGCGAGCAGTCGCGAGGCAGCGACATGATCATGGTGGCGGTGGAACGGATGAAGGGGCTGACTGGCGAGGTTCGGCGCTCCACGCGTGAACAGGCCAAGGTGGGGAACTTTATCGCCCAGGCGACCGAGAATATCACCGGCATGATCCATCAGATCAAGGTGGCCACCGACGAGCAGCGCCGCGGCAGCGAGCAGATCGTCCATGCCGTACGGGATATCCAGCAGTCGACCCAGACCAACATGTCCGCCACCAAGGTGCTTGACGAGGCGGTCAACAACCTGTCCGGCCAGATCGATGTCTTCCAGAGCGAGTTGAGCGGCTTCAAGGTTTGA
- a CDS encoding cytochrome C, with translation MTRFMMFLLAAFLMAEPCHAALKVIGKGESMTFDPSGFPPRMKSSWEIMKTKCVMCHSMERTVVSITTGIASVSGQPFDHNAARAYGFKMMRKPESNMSRQEIKAVVDLMNYMLDEAAH, from the coding sequence ATGACCCGTTTCATGATGTTCCTTTTGGCGGCATTCCTCATGGCAGAGCCCTGTCATGCAGCCCTTAAGGTGATCGGCAAGGGAGAATCGATGACCTTCGATCCCTCCGGTTTTCCACCCCGGATGAAGAGCTCGTGGGAGATTATGAAAACCAAGTGTGTCATGTGCCATTCCATGGAGCGGACCGTTGTCTCCATTACCACCGGCATAGCGTCGGTTTCCGGCCAGCCCTTCGATCATAATGCCGCCCGCGCCTATGGCTTCAAGATGATGCGGAAACCCGAGTCGAACATGAGCAGGCAGGAGATCAAGGCCGTTGTCGACCTGATGAACTACATGCTGGACGAGGCTGCCCACTGA
- a CDS encoding cytochrome C, whose protein sequence is MMRRGSVAAAVLVMALFPLTTVAGKTQRPDMITFPSKNGDVYFNHQKHAKASGTCRPCHDRKGGKIKGLGKAWAHKICRGCHESAKAGPTECQGCHHQQKKKMITGKGAR, encoded by the coding sequence ATGATGAGAAGGGGCTCAGTTGCTGCCGCAGTGCTGGTAATGGCGCTTTTCCCACTGACGACGGTTGCCGGCAAGACGCAGCGTCCGGATATGATCACCTTTCCCAGCAAGAACGGCGATGTCTATTTCAACCATCAAAAGCATGCCAAAGCATCCGGGACCTGCCGGCCCTGCCACGACCGCAAGGGGGGAAAGATCAAGGGGCTCGGCAAGGCATGGGCGCACAAGATCTGTCGTGGATGCCACGAGTCGGCCAAGGCTGGCCCGACTGAATGCCAGGGATGCCACCACCAGCAGAAGAAAAAGATGATAACCGGAAAAGGTGCGCGGTAG
- a CDS encoding transglycosylase SLT domain-containing protein has translation MKQYSIAVLIVVAALLLMGGISSCDRSHHVQSQSQQMQVAVSDTELDREIRRVMEKGINLEDRQSQVPAIAAAFARRTDLQRARWLAALCYLKTLGTPFMPIDIAEIALVETGGHGLSGRAVSQKGALGVWQLMPDRAMSHGYSPEEMKNDEKCAEAAVRELSSKLIMADGNLVKAKKFYCGIGPAADAYQTKRRQIRKEILADLAKGAQQRAEEVRTRSERPS, from the coding sequence ATGAAACAGTATAGCATAGCAGTATTGATAGTGGTGGCGGCGTTATTGCTGATGGGAGGCATCTCTTCATGCGACCGATCACACCATGTGCAGTCGCAGTCGCAACAGATGCAGGTGGCGGTGAGCGATACGGAGCTGGATCGCGAGATCCGCCGGGTCATGGAGAAGGGGATTAACCTGGAGGATCGGCAAAGCCAGGTACCTGCCATTGCCGCGGCGTTCGCCCGCCGTACCGATCTGCAGCGGGCCCGCTGGCTGGCAGCGCTCTGCTACCTGAAGACATTGGGGACCCCGTTCATGCCGATCGATATTGCCGAGATCGCCCTGGTGGAAACCGGCGGCCACGGTCTGTCGGGCAGAGCGGTTTCCCAGAAGGGGGCGCTGGGGGTCTGGCAACTGATGCCCGACCGGGCCATGAGCCACGGCTACTCCCCCGAAGAGATGAAAAACGATGAAAAGTGCGCCGAAGCAGCCGTGCGGGAGCTTTCCAGCAAACTGATCATGGCGGACGGCAACCTGGTGAAGGCAAAGAAGTTCTACTGTGGTATCGGGCCTGCTGCCGACGCCTACCAGACGAAGAGGCGCCAGATCCGGAAGGAGATCCTCGCGGATCTGGCCAAGGGAGCTCAGCAACGGGCCGAAGAGGTCCGTACGCGGAGTGAGCGCCCGTCGTAG
- the trpB gene encoding tryptophan synthase subunit beta: MKLPDKQGHFGQFGGRYVPETLMPALLELEEAYRSCSADPEFRKEFNYYLRQYVGRPSPLYFAANLTAKLGGAKIYLKREDLNHTGAHKINNTIGQGLMARRMGKRRVIAETGAGQHGVATATIAALFGLECEVFMGEEDIRRQSLNVFRMKLLGATVTPVSAGTATLKDAMNEALRNWVTNVHDTFYVIGTTAGPHPYPKMVRDFQSVIGREARKQHLQAEGRLPDCLLAAVGGGSNALGLFYPFLKDAGVRMIGVEAAGYGIGSGLHAAPLCAGSVGVLHGNKTYLLQDRHGQIANAHSISAGLDYPGVGPEHAWLKDTGRAEYVAITDEEAMQGFRMLTETEGILPALESSHAVAHLLKLAPQLPPEQSVVVCLSGRGDKDIHTVAEVMGIKL; the protein is encoded by the coding sequence ATGAAGTTACCCGACAAGCAGGGCCACTTCGGTCAGTTCGGCGGCCGCTATGTGCCGGAGACGTTGATGCCGGCGCTCCTGGAGCTGGAGGAGGCCTATCGGTCGTGCAGCGCCGACCCGGAGTTCCGCAAGGAGTTCAACTACTATCTGCGGCAGTACGTGGGGCGCCCCTCGCCGCTCTATTTTGCAGCCAACCTGACCGCCAAGCTGGGCGGGGCGAAGATCTACCTGAAACGGGAGGACCTGAACCATACCGGCGCCCATAAGATCAACAACACGATCGGCCAGGGGCTGATGGCCAGGCGGATGGGGAAACGCCGGGTGATCGCCGAGACCGGCGCCGGCCAGCATGGCGTGGCCACGGCGACCATCGCGGCGCTGTTCGGCCTCGAATGCGAGGTCTTCATGGGAGAGGAGGACATCAGGCGGCAGTCGCTCAATGTCTTCCGGATGAAGCTGTTGGGAGCCACGGTGACGCCGGTCAGCGCGGGTACGGCCACCCTGAAGGACGCCATGAACGAGGCGCTGCGCAACTGGGTGACCAATGTGCACGACACCTTCTACGTGATCGGGACCACGGCTGGTCCCCATCCCTACCCGAAGATGGTGCGGGATTTCCAGTCGGTCATCGGCCGCGAGGCCAGGAAGCAGCATCTGCAGGCCGAAGGCCGCCTGCCGGACTGCCTGCTGGCGGCTGTCGGCGGCGGCAGCAATGCCCTCGGGCTCTTCTATCCTTTTCTCAAAGATGCCGGGGTGCGGATGATCGGCGTGGAGGCGGCCGGTTACGGCATCGGCAGCGGACTGCATGCGGCACCGCTCTGTGCCGGGAGCGTGGGGGTGCTGCACGGCAATAAGACCTACCTGCTGCAGGACCGCCATGGCCAGATCGCCAATGCCCATTCCATTTCCGCCGGGCTCGACTATCCGGGGGTCGGTCCCGAACATGCCTGGCTGAAGGATACGGGCCGGGCCGAATACGTGGCCATAACCGACGAAGAGGCGATGCAGGGGTTCCGCATGCTCACCGAAACCGAAGGTATCCTGCCGGCGCTGGAATCTTCCCATGCCGTTGCCCATCTGTTGAAACTGGCGCCGCAGCTTCCTCCTGAGCAATCCGTTGTTGTCTGCCTCTCCGGCCGCGGCGACAAGGACATCCACACCGTGGCCGAGGTGATGGGAATAAAGTTGTAA
- a CDS encoding phosphoribosylanthranilate isomerase has product MVKVKICGITNLDDALAAVAAGADALGFVFYDKSPRNVHPLKAAEIIAKLPPFVQTVGLFVDEEAERVNWTADFCGLDLVQLHGDEEPEFCSEINRRVIKAFRVKEAASLARLGSYQVAGYLLDAWVANAHGGTGMTFDWRLAEAAKEHGPLVLAGGLNPDNVADAVEKVRPYAVDVSSGVESEPGRKDHAKVREFIRKAKG; this is encoded by the coding sequence ATGGTCAAAGTCAAGATCTGCGGCATAACGAACCTGGACGATGCGCTGGCGGCGGTTGCGGCCGGAGCCGACGCCCTCGGCTTCGTCTTCTACGACAAGTCTCCCCGCAACGTCCATCCGCTCAAGGCTGCGGAGATCATCGCCAAGCTGCCGCCGTTCGTCCAGACCGTGGGGCTTTTCGTGGATGAAGAGGCGGAACGGGTCAACTGGACCGCCGATTTCTGCGGCCTCGACCTGGTCCAGCTCCATGGCGACGAGGAGCCGGAGTTCTGCAGCGAGATCAACCGGCGGGTCATCAAGGCGTTCCGGGTCAAGGAGGCTGCCAGCCTGGCAAGGCTCGGCAGTTACCAGGTGGCGGGCTATCTGCTGGACGCCTGGGTGGCCAATGCCCACGGCGGCACCGGCATGACCTTCGACTGGCGCCTGGCGGAGGCTGCCAAGGAGCACGGCCCGCTGGTCCTGGCCGGCGGTCTGAATCCGGACAACGTGGCAGATGCGGTGGAAAAGGTGCGCCCCTATGCCGTAGATGTCTCCAGCGGCGTGGAGAGCGAGCCGGGGCGGAAGGACCATGCGAAGGTGAGGGAATTCATCAGAAAAGCAAAGGGATAA
- a CDS encoding TrpB-like pyridoxal phosphate-dependent enzyme, whose product MNTKIMLDESQIPTQWYNIIPDMPGPLAPVISPRTLKPVTPDEMLAIFPMSLIEQEMSMQRWIDIPDEVREIYRLWRPTPLYRARRLEQALQTPAKIYYKYEGVSPAGSHKPNSAIPQAWYNKQAGIRRLATETGAGQWGSSLALACSLFGLECTIYMVKVSCQQKPYRKSMMQLWGAQVIPSPSEFTNSGRSVLAHDPDCPGSLGIAISEAVEDAATHDDTNYALGSVLNHVCLHQTVIGQEAREQMKIAGDYPDVVIACCGGGSNFAGLAFPFLADRADGRKIRCLAVEPASCPTLTKGVYAFDYGDTARVAPIAMMYTLGHDFVPPGIHAGGLRYHGESPLISQLYHAGEIEAKSYRQNACFEGALLFARSEGIVPAPESSHAVRAAIDEAVMAKEEGKEKTILFGLSGHGQLDMGAYDAYLSGGLEDYEYPEENIRDALTRLPKVQL is encoded by the coding sequence ATGAACACCAAGATCATGCTCGACGAGAGCCAGATCCCGACCCAGTGGTACAACATCATCCCCGACATGCCCGGCCCGCTGGCGCCAGTCATCAGCCCCCGGACCCTCAAACCGGTTACCCCGGACGAGATGCTCGCCATCTTCCCCATGTCCCTGATCGAGCAGGAGATGTCGATGCAGCGCTGGATCGACATCCCCGATGAGGTGCGAGAGATCTACCGGCTCTGGCGGCCGACACCGCTCTACCGTGCCCGCAGGCTGGAGCAGGCGCTTCAGACCCCGGCGAAGATCTATTACAAGTATGAGGGGGTGTCGCCGGCCGGCTCCCACAAGCCCAATTCCGCCATCCCCCAGGCCTGGTACAACAAGCAGGCGGGTATCCGGCGGCTGGCCACCGAGACCGGCGCCGGCCAGTGGGGCAGCTCGCTCGCCCTGGCCTGTTCCCTCTTCGGCCTGGAGTGCACCATCTACATGGTCAAGGTCTCCTGCCAGCAGAAACCGTATCGCAAGAGCATGATGCAGCTCTGGGGGGCGCAGGTGATCCCGTCGCCGTCCGAGTTCACCAACTCGGGGCGGTCGGTGCTCGCCCACGATCCGGACTGTCCCGGCAGCCTGGGGATCGCCATCTCCGAGGCGGTGGAAGACGCCGCCACCCATGACGACACCAATTATGCGCTGGGAAGCGTGCTGAACCATGTCTGCCTGCACCAGACGGTCATCGGCCAGGAAGCCAGGGAGCAGATGAAGATTGCCGGCGATTATCCCGACGTGGTGATCGCCTGCTGCGGCGGCGGCTCCAACTTCGCCGGCCTGGCATTCCCGTTCCTCGCCGATCGCGCCGACGGCAGGAAGATCCGCTGCCTGGCCGTGGAGCCGGCATCCTGCCCGACCCTCACCAAGGGGGTCTATGCCTTCGACTACGGCGATACTGCCCGGGTGGCGCCCATTGCCATGATGTATACCCTGGGGCACGACTTCGTCCCTCCCGGCATCCATGCCGGCGGGCTGCGCTACCATGGCGAATCGCCGCTCATCTCCCAGCTCTACCATGCCGGCGAGATCGAGGCCAAGTCGTACCGGCAGAATGCCTGCTTCGAGGGGGCGCTCCTCTTTGCCCGTAGCGAGGGGATCGTGCCGGCGCCCGAATCGTCCCATGCCGTGCGCGCCGCCATCGACGAGGCGGTCATGGCCAAGGAGGAGGGGAAGGAGAAAACCATCCTCTTCGGCCTGTCCGGGCACGGCCAGCTGGACATGGGGGCCTACGACGCCTATCTCTCCGGGGGGCTGGAAGACTACGAGTATCCGGAGGAAAATATCCGCGATGCGCTGACCCGGTTGCCGAAGGTACAGCTTTAA
- the trpC gene encoding indole-3-glycerol phosphate synthase TrpC, translating into MAETPDILKTILEHKRLEVDSARRDQPLSELKSRIADLEDQPRGFIRALRDAEASGWTPVIAEVKKGSPSKGVIRPDFDPLEIAETYERHGAACLSVLTDERFFLGHLRFLALIREQVRLPLLRKDFIYDPYQIFEARAAGADAILLIAAMLELSQLRDLTDQARELHLDVLLEVHDERELDTALQVNVELIGINNRNLRTFVTDLGTTERLAKRIPGDRMIVSESGINSRDDLVRLQQAGAQAFLVGESLMREDDIGAKLQELVGNG; encoded by the coding sequence ATGGCCGAGACTCCCGATATCCTGAAAACGATCCTTGAGCACAAACGCCTGGAGGTTGACTCGGCACGGCGCGACCAGCCGCTTTCCGAGCTCAAATCACGCATTGCCGACCTGGAAGACCAGCCACGCGGCTTTATCCGGGCCTTGCGGGATGCCGAAGCCTCGGGGTGGACGCCGGTCATCGCCGAGGTGAAGAAGGGTTCCCCCAGCAAGGGGGTGATTCGCCCCGATTTCGACCCGCTGGAGATCGCCGAGACCTACGAGCGCCATGGCGCTGCCTGCCTGTCGGTGCTGACCGACGAGCGGTTTTTCCTGGGTCACCTCCGTTTCCTGGCCCTGATCCGCGAGCAGGTGCGGCTGCCGCTTCTGCGCAAGGACTTCATCTACGATCCGTACCAGATCTTCGAGGCGCGGGCTGCCGGTGCCGATGCGATCCTGCTGATCGCCGCCATGCTGGAGCTTTCGCAGCTGCGCGACTTGACTGACCAGGCGCGCGAACTCCACCTGGACGTGCTGCTGGAGGTCCACGACGAGCGGGAGCTGGATACGGCCCTGCAGGTGAACGTGGAGCTGATCGGCATCAACAACCGGAACCTGCGCACCTTCGTCACCGACCTCGGCACCACGGAACGGCTGGCCAAGCGCATCCCCGGCGACCGGATGATCGTATCTGAGAGCGGCATCAACAGCCGGGACGATCTGGTTCGCCTGCAGCAGGCAGGGGCGCAGGCCTTCCTGGTCGGTGAATCGCTGATGCGGGAGGACGATATCGGCGCCAAGCTGCAGGAGCTGGTGGGGAACGGTTGA